The following are encoded together in the Desulfococcus multivorans genome:
- a CDS encoding ATPase AAA — MKKVLGKRLLEEGLVTGADLQAALDRMRTYGGRLGSNLVALGRITEADLARFFDFTPKPPRKPAETHLDENVLRDLVLKHALMTKKFSIQSMVGRTKLHANVIAEIVGALKNDGLIEIAKGNTSFSTMLYEYNITEVGLHMANGLMEECRYVGPAPVSLEDYREAVEIQTIKSLDVTEADIRKSFSDIVVSETMFQRLGAAINSGKPIFLYGPAGGGKTTIAECIGRSLPGEIYIPYALLVGGQIIVVYDQVSHEAVPQPKKDDDEGHDQRWIRVKRPIVMAGGEMTLKTLDLEFNPNSKYYEAPLQVKAGNGIFVVDDFGRQLIDPQSLLNRWIVPLDRRVDFLSLHTGMKFEIPFDQLVIFATNLEPEKLADEAFLRRLRYKIKINYPTPREYRQIFEAVCDANRLPLDEEVFDYLIRKYDDAGIKPIGCHPRDLVDHMIDEAYFKRKPPAITRAAIDFAWMNYFVDL; from the coding sequence ATGAAAAAGGTTTTGGGGAAGCGGCTGTTGGAGGAAGGACTTGTCACCGGCGCCGATCTTCAGGCGGCCCTTGACCGCATGCGCACCTACGGCGGACGGCTGGGCAGCAACCTGGTCGCCCTCGGGCGGATCACCGAGGCGGACCTGGCCCGTTTTTTCGATTTTACCCCAAAACCGCCCAGGAAACCGGCTGAAACCCATCTGGATGAAAACGTCCTCAGGGACCTGGTGTTGAAGCACGCCCTGATGACCAAGAAGTTTTCCATCCAGAGCATGGTGGGCAGGACCAAGCTTCACGCGAACGTCATCGCCGAGATTGTCGGCGCCCTGAAAAATGACGGGTTGATCGAAATCGCCAAAGGCAACACCTCGTTTTCCACGATGCTCTACGAATACAACATCACCGAAGTGGGGCTTCACATGGCCAACGGCCTTATGGAGGAGTGCCGGTACGTTGGGCCGGCCCCGGTTTCCCTGGAAGACTATCGCGAGGCCGTGGAAATCCAGACCATCAAGAGCCTCGACGTGACCGAGGCGGATATCCGGAAATCCTTCTCGGACATCGTCGTGAGCGAGACCATGTTTCAGCGGCTCGGGGCGGCCATCAATTCCGGCAAGCCCATTTTCCTGTACGGTCCGGCCGGCGGCGGCAAGACGACCATCGCGGAGTGCATCGGCAGGAGCCTGCCCGGAGAGATCTATATCCCGTATGCCCTGCTGGTGGGCGGGCAGATCATCGTCGTGTATGACCAGGTCAGCCATGAGGCCGTCCCACAGCCCAAAAAGGACGACGATGAGGGCCACGATCAGCGGTGGATTCGTGTCAAGCGGCCGATTGTCATGGCCGGCGGCGAGATGACCCTGAAAACCCTCGACCTGGAGTTCAACCCGAATTCAAAATACTATGAAGCGCCGTTGCAGGTGAAGGCCGGCAACGGTATATTCGTTGTCGACGATTTCGGCCGTCAGCTCATCGATCCCCAGAGCCTGCTGAACCGGTGGATTGTTCCCCTGGATCGTCGGGTGGACTTCCTCTCGCTTCACACCGGCATGAAATTCGAGATCCCCTTTGATCAACTGGTTATCTTCGCCACCAACCTCGAGCCTGAAAAACTGGCGGACGAAGCCTTTCTGAGGCGTCTGCGCTACAAGATCAAGATCAACTATCCTACCCCCAGGGAATATCGGCAAATCTTCGAGGCGGTCTGCGATGCCAACCGGCTGCCTCTGGACGAGGAGGTCTTCGACTACCTCATCCGAAAATACGACGACGCCGGCATCAAGCCCATTGGTTGTCATCCCCGGGATCTGGTGGATCACATGATCGACGAGGCCTATTTCAAGCGGAAACCGCCGGCTATCACCAGGGCAGCCATAGACTTCGCCTGGATGAATTATTTTGTCGATCTGTAG
- a CDS encoding outer membrane beta-barrel protein, with the protein MKKCRYISLSLICAFFICALSTVTSIAGDATLLDFQNALGIQTDTAFLGMPLSDIREGDVIDAVVVDASKMGGCKPGDRVKLFFMGEDKWMVKHLDSGNAVDIVTVHQNGTLKLAKTGTYTPATSETAPAPTTSNMDDSRHLTAVFKAGGYFPNNDLDDFDTGFNAELALNRYLSPYFALEASIGYANTDDAANGNFYAVVNNDVYTIPARADADIHIIPVTASAKGVLPFNQGEVYLGGGLGVYYVYGDFDIQVAGFEVTADDHDAVLGAHIVAGLNINIDKRVFLGIEGKRIFTDEAELSDTIEDIPIEAEFDLNGYTLTGQIGYRF; encoded by the coding sequence ATGAAAAAATGCCGTTACATCTCCCTGTCGCTGATCTGTGCGTTCTTTATCTGTGCCCTGTCGACCGTCACCAGCATTGCAGGCGACGCAACGCTTCTGGACTTTCAAAACGCGCTCGGCATTCAAACGGATACCGCCTTTTTAGGCATGCCGCTCTCGGACATCAGGGAAGGGGACGTCATCGATGCCGTGGTGGTCGACGCCTCTAAAATGGGCGGGTGCAAGCCGGGCGACAGGGTCAAACTCTTTTTCATGGGAGAGGATAAGTGGATGGTCAAGCACCTGGACAGCGGCAACGCTGTCGACATTGTCACCGTCCACCAGAACGGAACCCTGAAGTTAGCCAAAACCGGAACCTACACACCGGCGACATCCGAAACCGCGCCGGCACCGACGACTTCGAATATGGATGACAGTCGGCATTTGACCGCCGTATTCAAGGCCGGTGGCTACTTCCCCAACAACGATCTGGATGATTTTGATACGGGGTTCAACGCCGAACTTGCCTTGAACCGCTATCTTTCGCCTTATTTCGCCCTGGAAGCGAGCATCGGGTATGCCAACACCGACGACGCCGCAAACGGGAATTTTTACGCTGTCGTAAATAATGATGTTTACACGATTCCGGCCCGAGCGGACGCCGACATTCATATCATCCCCGTAACGGCCAGTGCCAAGGGGGTGTTGCCGTTCAACCAGGGGGAGGTTTACCTGGGCGGGGGCCTGGGGGTATATTATGTTTATGGGGATTTTGATATCCAGGTTGCCGGTTTTGAAGTTACCGCCGACGACCATGATGCCGTTCTCGGTGCGCATATTGTGGCGGGGTTGAATATCAACATCGATAAAAGGGTGTTCCTCGGTATCGAGGGAAAGCGTATCTTTACGGATGAAGCGGAGTTAAGCGATACCATCGAAGATATTCCCATCGAGGCGGAATTCGACCTGAACGGCTACACATTGACGGGTCAGATCGGATACCGATTTTAA
- a CDS encoding 3-deoxy-7-phosphoheptulonate synthase, with the protein MSPEMQRTYDVRVKEFVPLLPPQALKEEIPISWTAGDTVIAGRKAIERILHKEDPRLLVITGPCSIHNEEEALEYAERLNALREAVSETLCIVMRVYFEKPRTNVGWKGMINDPYMDGSCDIVEGLRRARRLLLKITEMGMPTATEMLDPISPQYIAGLVCWSAIGARTTESQTHREMASGLSMPVGFKNCTDGGLTTAVNAMIAAGSPQSFLGIDADGRSAVVKTTGNQYAHIVLRGGRRPNYDSVSIREAVDQLRAKNLLEAIIVDCSHANSSKKYQNQARVWQDCINQRLDGNDAIVGLMLESNLREGNQKLTDDPCRLAYGVSITDACISWETTEALIRSAHEQLLRSRRGNSGDAALSGNGRYKVAVTA; encoded by the coding sequence ATGAGCCCCGAAATGCAGCGCACCTACGATGTCCGCGTCAAGGAATTCGTCCCCCTGCTGCCGCCCCAGGCACTGAAGGAGGAGATTCCCATCAGCTGGACGGCCGGCGACACGGTCATCGCCGGACGGAAGGCGATCGAGCGCATCCTGCACAAGGAGGATCCCCGCCTTCTGGTGATCACCGGCCCCTGTTCCATCCACAACGAGGAGGAGGCGCTCGAGTATGCCGAACGGCTGAATGCCCTGCGGGAGGCCGTTTCGGAAACCCTGTGCATCGTCATGCGCGTCTATTTCGAAAAACCCCGCACCAACGTGGGCTGGAAAGGCATGATCAACGATCCTTACATGGACGGTTCCTGCGACATTGTCGAGGGCCTCAGAAGGGCGCGGCGCCTCCTCCTGAAGATCACCGAGATGGGGATGCCCACGGCAACGGAAATGCTCGATCCCATTTCGCCCCAATACATTGCGGGACTGGTCTGCTGGTCGGCCATTGGGGCCCGCACCACGGAATCCCAGACCCACCGCGAGATGGCCAGCGGCCTTTCCATGCCTGTCGGGTTCAAGAACTGCACCGACGGCGGCTTGACAACGGCGGTGAACGCCATGATCGCGGCGGGGAGCCCGCAGAGTTTCCTGGGCATCGATGCCGACGGCAGAAGCGCCGTCGTCAAAACCACCGGGAATCAGTACGCCCACATCGTTCTGCGGGGCGGACGTCGACCCAACTACGATTCGGTCAGCATCCGGGAGGCCGTGGACCAGCTCCGGGCGAAAAACCTTCTGGAGGCCATCATCGTCGACTGTTCCCATGCCAACTCCAGCAAGAAATACCAGAACCAGGCCCGGGTGTGGCAGGACTGCATCAACCAGCGCCTGGACGGCAACGACGCTATTGTGGGCCTCATGCTGGAAAGCAACCTCCGAGAGGGGAACCAGAAACTGACCGACGACCCGTGCAGGCTGGCCTACGGCGTATCCATCACCGATGCGTGCATCTCCTGGGAAACCACCGAGGCTCTCATCCGATCCGCCCACGAACAGCTTCTGCGTTCCCGCCGGGGAAATTCGGGGGACGCGGCCCTTTCGGGGAACGGACGCTACAAAGTCGCCGTGACGGCCTGA
- the aroB gene encoding 3-dehydroquinate synthase, whose amino-acid sequence MKTLHIHGGTGDSTLRVGESFSHLDQYVPVDRTVIITDPAVRALYGDRFPDCPIIEIGIGERNKTLKTVEFIYERLIKMAADRSTWIVGIGGGIVCDVAGFVASTYLRGVQFGFAPSTLLAQVDAGVGGKNGVNFAGYKNMVGTFNQPAFVICDMEMLKTLSRADLLCGFAEIVKHGAIADPALFRYVEDRRQDALALEPAVVERMVYDAVVVKANIVNQDEREGGVRRKLNFGHTFGHAVEKVTGVPHGEAVSIGMAVAGLLSVRRGYLGQTDLQRLTDLLEALELPTRLDVDPQQALDALKRDKKRSGDHIKFVLLKAVGEAVVEDIRISELEEVLHERSRD is encoded by the coding sequence ATGAAAACCCTTCACATTCACGGCGGCACCGGCGATTCGACCCTCAGGGTGGGAGAGTCTTTCTCTCACCTTGACCAATACGTACCCGTCGATCGAACGGTCATCATCACCGACCCTGCCGTCAGGGCGCTTTACGGCGACAGGTTCCCCGACTGCCCGATCATCGAGATCGGCATCGGCGAGCGCAACAAGACCCTCAAGACCGTGGAATTCATATATGAACGCCTGATCAAAATGGCGGCGGACCGGTCCACCTGGATCGTCGGCATCGGCGGCGGCATTGTCTGCGACGTGGCGGGATTCGTCGCTTCGACATACTTGCGGGGGGTTCAATTCGGCTTCGCGCCCTCGACCCTGCTGGCCCAGGTGGACGCCGGCGTCGGCGGCAAGAACGGCGTCAACTTCGCCGGGTACAAGAACATGGTGGGAACCTTCAACCAGCCCGCCTTTGTCATCTGCGACATGGAGATGCTCAAGACCCTGTCCCGGGCGGACCTTCTGTGCGGGTTCGCCGAGATCGTCAAGCACGGCGCCATCGCCGACCCGGCCCTCTTCCGGTACGTTGAGGACCGCCGGCAGGACGCCCTGGCCCTCGAGCCGGCCGTGGTCGAACGGATGGTTTACGACGCCGTCGTCGTCAAGGCGAATATCGTCAACCAGGACGAACGGGAGGGCGGCGTTCGGCGAAAGCTCAATTTCGGCCACACCTTCGGCCACGCCGTGGAAAAGGTCACGGGCGTTCCCCACGGAGAAGCCGTGAGCATCGGCATGGCGGTGGCCGGTCTGCTGTCGGTTCGCCGCGGGTATCTGGGCCAAACGGATCTCCAACGGCTGACGGATCTTCTCGAGGCCCTCGAGCTGCCCACCCGCCTTGACGTGGATCCGCAACAGGCACTGGACGCCCTGAAGCGTGACAAGAAGCGGTCGGGGGACCACATCAAGTTCGTGCTGCTGAAGGCCGTGGGCGAGGCGGTTGTCGAGGATATCCGGATATCGGAGCTGGAGGAGGTGCTGCATGAGCGCTCCCGGGATTGA
- the pheA gene encoding prephenate dehydratase: protein MSAPGIDVDPRIDDRRKAIDAIDDQLLELINERLRLVMDVGRIKAEQGRQVLDSSRESRIFDRLLSRNRGPLDEKVLIHLFTQIMAASRQLQRPQRVSFLGPEATFTHIAAMNHFGPSVEYAPQPSIRDVFRDVEKGESHYGLVPVENSIEGAVNHTLDLFFESELKICAERYLQISHDLLSRAGGLKAIRTVYSHPQALAQCRMWLQKYLPDAVLKECNSTARAAQKAAEIEGAAAVASREAAQMYQLAVVASRIEDVARNTTRFLVIGRDAVHRTGRDKTSMMFVTSHVPGALYKVLKPMSDAGLNMVKLESRPTRHENWSYFFFVDVEGHIEDAAVSETLEGMKKLCLYLKHLGSYPKASEG, encoded by the coding sequence ATGAGCGCTCCCGGGATTGACGTCGATCCCCGGATCGACGACCGTCGAAAGGCCATCGACGCCATTGACGATCAGCTCCTGGAGTTGATCAACGAACGGCTTCGCCTGGTCATGGACGTCGGCAGAATCAAGGCCGAACAGGGGCGGCAGGTGCTCGACAGCTCCCGGGAAAGCCGGATCTTCGACCGTCTGCTCAGCCGGAACCGCGGGCCCCTCGATGAAAAGGTGCTCATCCACCTGTTCACCCAGATCATGGCGGCCTCGCGGCAGCTCCAGCGGCCCCAGCGGGTCTCTTTCCTGGGCCCCGAGGCGACCTTCACCCACATCGCGGCCATGAACCATTTCGGCCCCTCCGTGGAATACGCGCCGCAGCCGAGCATCCGCGACGTGTTCCGGGATGTGGAGAAGGGCGAATCCCACTACGGGCTGGTGCCGGTGGAGAACTCCATCGAGGGCGCGGTCAACCACACCCTGGACCTGTTTTTCGAGTCCGAACTCAAGATCTGCGCCGAGCGGTACCTTCAGATCTCCCACGATCTCCTGTCCAGGGCGGGCGGCCTCAAGGCGATCAGGACCGTCTATTCCCACCCCCAGGCCCTGGCCCAGTGCCGGATGTGGCTCCAGAAATACCTTCCCGACGCCGTGCTGAAGGAATGCAACAGCACCGCCCGAGCCGCCCAGAAGGCCGCGGAGATCGAAGGCGCCGCCGCCGTGGCCTCCAGGGAGGCGGCCCAGATGTACCAGCTCGCCGTGGTGGCCTCCCGCATCGAGGACGTGGCCCGCAACACCACCCGGTTCCTGGTCATCGGCCGGGACGCGGTGCACCGCACCGGACGGGACAAGACATCCATGATGTTCGTCACCTCCCACGTGCCCGGGGCGCTTTACAAGGTTCTCAAGCCCATGTCCGACGCCGGCCTCAACATGGTCAAGCTGGAGTCTCGCCCCACCAGGCACGAGAACTGGAGCTACTTCTTCTTCGTGGACGTGGAGGGGCACATCGAGGATGCGGCGGTGAGCGAAACCCTGGAGGGGATGAAGAAGCTTTGCCTGTATTTGAAGCATCTTGGGTCGTATCCGAAGGCGAGTGAGGGGTGA
- a CDS encoding four helix bundle protein, with the protein MRDHRKLRAFELADEVTVLVYRITRKFPKEEMFGLTSQIRRAAVSVPSNIVEGCARDSQTEYVRFLNIAFGSLRELSYQLNLSNRLGYLSSKDYAILEPIVVETEKVLNGLIRAFRKTGNKAG; encoded by the coding sequence GTGCGGGATCATCGGAAGTTGCGGGCATTTGAGTTGGCGGATGAAGTGACGGTATTGGTATATCGGATCACGCGAAAATTTCCGAAGGAAGAGATGTTCGGGTTGACCTCCCAAATACGTCGGGCTGCGGTTTCAGTTCCATCCAACATCGTGGAGGGTTGTGCTCGTGACAGCCAAACCGAATATGTGCGATTTCTGAATATCGCTTTTGGATCACTGAGAGAACTGAGTTATCAACTCAATTTGTCAAACCGCCTGGGATATTTGAGTTCCAAAGATTATGCCATTCTTGAACCGATCGTTGTGGAAACTGAAAAAGTCCTGAACGGCCTGATCCGTGCATTTCGAAAAACGGGTAATAAAGCAGGCTGA
- a CDS encoding shikimate dehydrogenase, which yields MDIDTNTRLYGIFGHPVAHSLSPAMHNRAFAAMGYNGVYLAFDVADIGAAVDGGRALGLGGWSITIPHKVAVMPLLDEVDPVARNIGAVNTVVNQGGRLMGYNSDGLGAVAALTEKCVVEGRSVAVIGAGGAARAIAFCLKAAGARITIVNRSIDRGEALARDLDVPFLPLAEFSKPVYHVLVNTTAVGMTPLTDAVPVDERMLVPEMTVMDIVYNPLKTRLLKTAARRGCTVVDGVAMFVYQGAFQFECWTGMKAPVALMRDTVMNLLGKRDD from the coding sequence ATGGATATCGATACCAATACGCGCCTCTACGGCATTTTTGGACACCCTGTGGCCCACAGTCTCTCGCCGGCCATGCACAATCGGGCCTTTGCGGCGATGGGATATAACGGGGTTTATCTGGCATTCGACGTTGCCGACATCGGAGCGGCCGTTGACGGGGGAAGAGCCCTGGGTCTTGGGGGATGGAGCATTACTATTCCCCACAAGGTGGCCGTGATGCCGCTGTTGGACGAGGTGGACCCGGTTGCCCGGAACATCGGCGCCGTCAATACGGTGGTGAACCAGGGGGGGCGATTGATGGGGTACAATTCGGACGGGTTGGGGGCGGTGGCCGCCTTGACGGAGAAGTGCGTCGTCGAGGGGCGGTCGGTGGCCGTGATCGGCGCCGGCGGCGCGGCAAGGGCCATCGCCTTCTGTCTCAAGGCGGCAGGCGCGCGGATCACCATCGTGAACCGGTCGATCGACCGGGGGGAGGCCCTGGCCCGGGACCTGGACGTGCCGTTCCTGCCTCTTGCGGAATTCAGCAAGCCCGTGTACCATGTCCTCGTCAACACCACGGCGGTGGGCATGACGCCCCTAACCGACGCCGTGCCGGTGGACGAGCGGATGCTCGTGCCGGAAATGACGGTCATGGACATCGTTTACAATCCCCTGAAGACCCGATTGCTGAAGACGGCCGCCCGGAGAGGCTGCACCGTTGTGGACGGCGTCGCCATGTTCGTCTATCAGGGGGCGTTTCAGTTCGAATGCTGGACCGGTATGAAGGCGCCCGTCGCCCTCATGCGGGACACCGTGATGAACCTGTTAGGGAAGAGAGATGATTGA